A window of the Loxodonta africana isolate mLoxAfr1 chromosome 3, mLoxAfr1.hap2, whole genome shotgun sequence genome harbors these coding sequences:
- the LOC100668418 gene encoding olfactory receptor 7G2-like gives MEASNQTGVSEFFLLGLTEDPELQPFLYDIFLFIYLVTILGNLLIILAVSYDSHLHTPMYFFLSSLSFTDICLSTTTVPKMLVNIETQRNSITYIGCLTQVCAVLVFGGFENFLLGVMACDRYVAICHPLRYTVIMNPHLLGLLIAFSLFISVMNALVHSLMLLPLSFGTDVEIPHFFCELAQVLKLTCSNTFINNMVLYFMTSIFSGITLSGIIFSYLQIVSCILKIPCRTGKYRVFSTCGSHLSIVFLFYGTGFGVYISSAFTHSSWKTAVASVMYTVVPQMMNPFIYSLRNRDMVGALRKIIGSIPSF, from the coding sequence ATGGAAGCCAGTAACCAAACAGGAGTTTCAGAGTTCTTTCTCCTGGGACTGACCGAGGATCCAGAACTGCAGCCCTTTCTCTATGACATTTTTCTGTTCATATACCTGGTCACCATCCTGGGAAACCTGCTCATCATCCTGGCTGTCAGCTATGACTCTCACCTCCATACCCCTATGTACTTCTTTCTCTCCAGTCTGTCCTTTACGGACATCTGTTTAAGTACAACCACAGtcccaaagatgctggtgaacattGAGACACAGAGAAACTCTATCACTTATATAGGCTGCCTCACCCAGGTATGTGCTGTCCTAGTTTTTGGAGGTTTTGAAAATTTTCTCCTTGGAGTAATGGCCTgtgatcgctatgtggccatttgtcacCCACTGAGGTACACGGTCATCATGAACCCCCACCTCCTTGGCCTATTGATTGCATTCTCTTTGTTCATTAGCGTCATGAACGCATTGGTCCATAGTCTAATGTTGTTGCCACTGTCCTTTGGCACAGACGTGGAAATCCCCCACTTCTTTTGTGAACTTGCTCAGGTTCTCAAGCTCACCTGTTCCAATACCTTCATCAATAACATGGTGCTATATTTTATGACTAGCATATTTAGTGGTATTACTCTCTCTGGGATCATTTTCTCTTATTTGCAAATTGTCTCCTGCATTCTGAAAATACCATGTAGGACTGGAAAGTATAGAGTTTTTTCCACCTGTGGGTCTCATCTCTCAATTGTTTTCTTGTTCTATGGGACAGGCTTTGGTGTGTACATTAGTTCTGCATTTACACACTCTTCCTGGAAGACAGCAGTAGCCTCAGTGATGTACACTGTGGTCCCTCAAATGATGAATCCTtttatctacagcctgaggaacagggACATGGTGGGAGCCTTGAGAAAA